The sequence GCCGGTTGAGGCGATAACATTGATGCCACTATCTCGCATTAAATTCAATAAAAACTGCGGATTCCTGCCCATATATCGGTTAGTGACTTCGACGATATTCACCACCCCTTTACTCACTAATTCACACATTTCGTCACAAATGGGCTGATATTGATCCAACCGGCAGTCCAGATTATTTTTAAATCCGGATAAATCAATATGGAGATGTTCGTGCGCGTAGGTGTATCCATCGGGATTAATCATCGGGCGGACTCCGAAGAAATTAAATATGAATAGTTAAGACTATCATGGGAATACATTAAATAAACTAACGCATTGGGCTAATCAGCTTTTTTATAAGTTAACCCAGCGTATTACCCTGGCTGTCATAGTAACCAAGGATGTGGGGAGCCCCACTTTGGATACCATCAATTAACACAACGTCACTGCGAGTCACGAATATCTGGGTGCGAAAACTCATGATAACCGGGCTACTTATCGGGAATTGACCGGCCAAATGCAGACAGTAATCAATGCTGTCATTATCAATCGGCAATACAGAGGCTTGGCTGAAGTGGTTATCATGCCAAATTAATGCATTTTTCAAATGACCACGGCGATAGTAACCGCCACCAAATAAATAGCTGTTGCCAGAAAAATGGTGAGAAATTTCAGATAGATACAGCATTGATATTTGTTCTGGTTGGTCGCCATGTTGATTGGCAGGGATAGTCCCGGTAAGGGCATGGCCGGGTTCACTGTGTGTGATGCCCAATGTGGCCAGTTGGGCCAAGGTGGTGCAACTGGTTGCTGAGGGGGCATTTACTTGTTCAATGGCCACTCCTTCTGCTTGCAGAATATCCCGCGCAGCCAGTAAGGTTTGCATGTTGGTTGTTGGCAATGTCTGTTGGTGCAAGGGGTCATACATTAGGCAAGGAAAATGCGTTATCCCGACCAATCGCACCCCCGGCATTTCTCGAAGGGCTGCAATGACTGCTGGTAAATGATGTAACTCGAACCCTGATTCCTGCCCGGAATAGAGTAAATCTCCCGATTGGCAAACCTTCAGCATTAGCGGTTGGATAATATGTTGGCGATGCGCGACCTGCGAGATTTCCAGTGCCTTTTCCAATGAGAAAACGGTTATCACTTCCGGCCGCTGACGGATTATCTCCGCTAGCATGGCACAAGGCGGTTGTACCAGATGGCCAATGTGGGCAACAGGAATAGCATGGCGATAGAGTTGGCGCGCTTCTTTAAAATCAACCGCCACCATACCGTGATAACGTGTACCTTGATAACTGCACGCTAGCAGGCGGCGACACAGCTCCGGATTACGCCCAAACTGTTTGCTCATCAAATATAGTTTTATCTGGTGATGATGCGCAGTTTGAAGCAGTAAACGGGCATTAGCTTCAGTTTGTTCTACATCTATGACATAGCTATCAGGGCCGATTTTCCCCTGACGCCAGAAGGAAATTGCGACATCAATAAGCTTACTGTTTTGTTTTAATAGGGTTTTTAAAAACATTATATGTCCTGAACGCCCTAGGCATAATTATACTTATTAAATTATTATTATTTTGAATATTTATGATAAAAAAGACCCTGATGTTGTATTTTCGAACCTTATCCCAAAACTATTTTAACGCAGCAAAGGTGTATCACTAGAAAGGTATAGACCGTATAGGTTCGCGAGTAAATATCCGATTTCATTTTCTGCGGGCTTCAGTGAAAAAAAGGCCAATAAATCCTGATTTATCTCCCGGATATAGTGAATCTCTTCACTTTGGACAATTTCCGCTAATATTGCCGGATCCAGCGCAGCTATCTCTTCACCTCGTCGGGTTCGCATTAATGCATTTGCCATATGGGTGATAGCCACCACCCCTTGATAACCTTGCACCGGTAGTTGCCAAAAATGCTCTAACCGGTTGATAACTTGGTCTAATCCTTGGCCAATATCGTGATCAATAACACCTGACTGACACAGAATATTAAGACGCGCATCAATACAAATCTTCAAAGAGTGGCCTCCCGAAAATAGCCTGGCTTGCTGGCAGAGTAATATGATTAATAGCGAGGTTCTATCTCACCATTTTGTACGGCTCGCTGGTGGCAAAGCAATAATGTTTCATTAATTCCTTTTTCCAGCAGCAATTTAATGGGGTGGTTATCTGGCCGGATAAGGATAACTGCTTGTGAAGCTTGAATATAGCGCTCGTCACCTTGCAGTTTTATTGCCTGTAAGTCTTCGTGAGGAATATTATCAGCCAGATTCCAAATTGCAGCATCAATATCACCACGATTTATATGCGCGATACAGTCGCTATAAGGTAATTCGACTAATTCGATAGGTTGTCCGGAAAATTTAATTTCAGTTAGGGAAGGTGCGAATAAGCGGGGAAATTCTTCTCGGCTGACTCAGTCATTTCATTTCTTCATGTTTGAGCCGATTTTTTTCTCCCGTAAATGCCTTGAATCAGCCTATTTAGACCGTTTCTTCGCCATTTAAGGCGTTATCCCCAGTTTTTAGTGAGATCTCTCCCACTGACGTATCATTTGGTCCGCCCGAAACAGGTTGGCCAGCGTGAATAACATCGCCAGTTGGTTATCGTTTTTCAGCAACCCCTTGTATCTGGCTTTCACGAAGCCGAACTGTCGCTTGATGATGCGAAATGGGTGCTCCACCCTGGCCCGGATGCTGGCTTTCATGTATTCGATGTTGATGGCCGTTTTGTTCTTGCGTGGATGCTGTTTCAAGGTTCTTACCTTGCCGGGGCGCTCGGCGATCAGCCAGTCCACATCCACCTCGGCCAGCTCCTCGCGCTGTGGCGCCCCTTGGTAGCCGGCATCGGCTGAGACAAATTGCTCCTCTCCATGCAGCAGATTACCCAGCTGATTGAGGTCATGCTCGTTGGCCGCGGTGGTGACTAGGCTGTGGGTCAGGCCACTCTTGGCATCGACACCAATGTGGGCCTTCATGCCAAAGTGCCACTGATTGCCTTTCTTGGTCTGATGCATCTCCGGATCGCGTTGCTGCTCTTTGTTCTTGGTCGAGCTGGGTGCCTCAATGATGGTGGCATCGACCAAGGTGCCTTGAGTCATCATGACGCCTGCTTCGGCCAGCCAGCGATTGATGGTCTTGAACAATTGGCGGGCCAGTTGATGCTGCTCCAGCAGGTGGCGGAAATTCATGATGGTGGTGCGGTCCGGCAAGGCGCTATCCAGGGATAACCGGGCAAACAGACGCATGGAGGCGATTTCGTACAGAGCATCTTCCATCGCGCCATCGCTCAGGTTGTACCAATGCTGCATGCAGTGAATGCGTAGCATGGTTTCCAGCGGATAAGGTCGCCGGCCATTACCAGCCTTGGGGTAAAACGGCTCGATGACTTCCACCATGTTTTGCCATGGCAGAATCTGCTCCATGCGGGACAAGAAAATCTCTTTTCTGGTCTGACGGCGCTTACTGCTGAATTCACTGTCGGCGAAGGTAAGTTGATGACTCATGATGAACCCTGTTCCATGGCTCCAGATGACAAACATGATCTCATATCAGGGACTTGTTCGCACCTTCCTTAGCAGACATTGGTCGGGGGAGCGCGGATCTAACCCCACGCGGCGGATATTATTCTGTTCGCCACGGCGGCAAATAAGTTGGTGGCCATCCACGTAGGAGCCATTTCCCAAATTCAGTGCCAGAGTGACTTTCCCTTGCTCCAGATAGCTTTTAGCCGCCAGATGCGAGACAACCGCCATGTCGTAAATACCGTCTATCAGGCACTCAATTCGCACTTCTGCCCCACGCATATGGGCAAAATATAGGGGAAGTAAGGTAAATTGCTCTCTTAAACCGCTGGCTAAACCTTCATAAAGCTTGGTGTAAGGCAGTGGCATGGCGCACACCATATTACCCAAATCAGCCTGTTGCAGTAACTGCGGCATATTCAGGTCAATGAGTAAGGTCCCATTTCGGCCTCGGCGCTCAACAATGATAGCGCCCTCAGCTTCCAACACTTTTAATGCGTGCTGTACCACTCCGACGGAAATCCCGAAATCATCGGATAACTCATCGATAGTTTTAAGCCGATTACCGGGGCGTTCACCAATTAAATAGCGCGCCATGGATACCAATGCCAGCCCTTCTTTTTTTATGAATTTCTTACTCATGGTAGGTCAATTCAGCCTTAATTTACCCTGTGCTAGCAGGCAATAAATAGTAAGGAATAATGTCAGCCACACTATTAATTTTCAGTTATATGAATATTTAGACATTCATCTGAATGCCTCATCGTGGCAATATTAAATTAGGATATATGAGAACTAAATCACGTTCTACCAAATTTAAACGCAATAAGTAGACGGATTTTTTATAACGAATATGTAGGGATGCCGGAATGGCATCCCCATGGGAAATGAAATAACATTCAGTTATTAAATGACTTTATGTGGGCCGAAGCACTCATAGTGAATTCGCTCCGCTGCCACCCCTTGCGCTAATAGTTGGCGGCCGGCAAATTGCATAAAAGCTAATGGGCCGCAGAAGTAATAGTGCCTGTCGGGATCGGCTGCCAGCCACTGATGCGAACTGAGGTCCATCAGCCCGGTACTGTGATAATCCTT comes from Yersinia canariae and encodes:
- a CDS encoding YhfX family PLP-dependent enzyme, with translation MFLKTLLKQNSKLIDVAISFWRQGKIGPDSYVIDVEQTEANARLLLQTAHHHQIKLYLMSKQFGRNPELCRRLLACSYQGTRYHGMVAVDFKEARQLYRHAIPVAHIGHLVQPPCAMLAEIIRQRPEVITVFSLEKALEISQVAHRQHIIQPLMLKVCQSGDLLYSGQESGFELHHLPAVIAALREMPGVRLVGITHFPCLMYDPLHQQTLPTTNMQTLLAARDILQAEGVAIEQVNAPSATSCTTLAQLATLGITHSEPGHALTGTIPANQHGDQPEQISMLYLSEISHHFSGNSYLFGGGYYRRGHLKNALIWHDNHFSQASVLPIDNDSIDYCLHLAGQFPISSPVIMSFRTQIFVTRSDVVLIDGIQSGAPHILGYYDSQGNTLG
- a CDS encoding IS5-like element IS5 family transposase, which encodes MSHQLTFADSEFSSKRRQTRKEIFLSRMEQILPWQNMVEVIEPFYPKAGNGRRPYPLETMLRIHCMQHWYNLSDGAMEDALYEIASMRLFARLSLDSALPDRTTIMNFRHLLEQHQLARQLFKTINRWLAEAGVMMTQGTLVDATIIEAPSSTKNKEQQRDPEMHQTKKGNQWHFGMKAHIGVDAKSGLTHSLVTTAANEHDLNQLGNLLHGEEQFVSADAGYQGAPQREELAEVDVDWLIAERPGKVRTLKQHPRKNKTAINIEYMKASIRARVEHPFRIIKRQFGFVKARYKGLLKNDNQLAMLFTLANLFRADQMIRQWERSH
- a CDS encoding PRD domain-containing protein encodes the protein MKICIDARLNILCQSGVIDHDIGQGLDQVINRLEHFWQLPVQGYQGVVAITHMANALMRTRRGEEIAALDPAILAEIVQSEEIHYIREINQDLLAFFSLKPAENEIGYLLANLYGLYLSSDTPLLR